A window of Solanum stenotomum isolate F172 chromosome 3, ASM1918654v1, whole genome shotgun sequence contains these coding sequences:
- the LOC125857733 gene encoding transcription repressor OFP14: protein MPKQLQKSLSDYLTKKKNKPTPQQTTNSANKTLSSSTSWLLRGCRHPKTPSFSTVDRKEKNVQGENDAATLADVDRFVFENFKSFYYKDDDNEAEANTSILKKGKKEEIAGSPNSLSESPRYYTYVIPPLNHTGSRRFFVAPGSSSSLIEEARTSMTVSDDTGSTSAITTATNTNSNELSAIRTEYSKETLNADDFITLVTYSPSPYDDFRQSMQEMMEARLNDQGKINWEFMEELLFCYLNLNDKKSYKYILSAFVDQIVVLRENSGRVPAISRNVRPLGGELNQRNT, encoded by the exons ATGCCTAAGCAACTCCAAAAATCTCTTTCAGATTACctcacaaagaaaaaaaataaacccACACCACAACAAACTACTAATTCCGccaataagactctctcatCGTCCACTAGCTGGTTGCTCCGCGGGTGTAGGCACCCCAAAACGCCTTCATTTTCCACCGTTGATCGCAAAGAGAAGAATGTACAAGGCGAAAACGACGCTGCAACACTTGCAGATGTTGATCGTTTCGTCTTTGAGAACTTTAAATCCTTTTATTACAAAGATGACGATAATGAAGCTGAAGCTAATACTAGCATCCTGAAGAAAggcaaaaaagaagaaattgcaGGAAGTCCAAATTCATTGTCTGAGTCTCCAAGGTATTAcac GTACGTCATTCCACCATTAAATCACACCGGATCTCGTCGTTTTTTCGTTGCACCTGGTTCGTCAAGCTCCCTAATTGAAGAAGCACGGACGAGCATGACAGTTTCTGACGACACTGGATCCACCTCAGCCATCACCACCGCGACCAACACCAATTCAAATGAATTATCGGCAATTAGGACTGAATACTCAAAGGAAACACTGAATGCGGATGATTTTATTACACTAGTAACGTATTCTCCGAGTCCGTACGACGATTTCAGGCAATCGATGCAGGAGATGATGGAGGCTAGGTTGAACGATCAAGGCAAAATCAATTGGGAATTCATGGAAGAGCTATTGTTTTGTTACCTAAATTTGAACGATAAGAAATCGTACAAGTACATACTTAGTGCGTTTGTGGATCAGATCGTCGTTTTGCGTGAAAACTCCGGCAGAGTACCGGCGATATCACGGAATGTTCGACCATTGGGTGGGGAATTAAACCAAAGGAATACTTAA